The Bacillota bacterium genome has a window encoding:
- a CDS encoding DUF2294 domain-containing protein: MTKGQIEAKISEAVSKFEIEYMGRGPKQIRTIIIQDLIVIRLKGFLSQSEQKLAENSQGIELVKKVRNTLFESAREHLESLIKQVVDVNIVSTHSDVSTKTGEKIIVITVDENLEEKLRNK, encoded by the coding sequence ATGACAAAAGGACAGATTGAAGCAAAAATCAGCGAAGCAGTGAGTAAATTCGAAATTGAATACATGGGACGCGGACCCAAACAAATCAGGACAATCATTATACAAGATTTGATTGTTATTCGTCTTAAAGGCTTTCTCAGTCAGTCTGAACAGAAACTGGCTGAAAACAGTCAGGGCATAGAGCTTGTGAAAAAAGTAAGGAACACCTTGTTTGAAAGCGCTCGAGAGCATCTGGAAAGCCTCATTAAACAGGTTGTTGATGTAAACATTGTAAGTACACATTCAGATGTAAGTACAAAAACTGGTGAAAAAATTATTGTAATTACTGTTGATGAAAACTTGGAGGAGAAACTGCGGAATAAGTAA
- a CDS encoding DUF4914 family protein has translation MENVLNKMILPDELKTILAKGMKITVPESRSELLDLALGGNDNNFFEVAYAVPGKGRVVEATVARCKNGAVINYTDPYIRRRDPDCMVIADNGKSDKQRYRDRYGSEFASLRKMTFEWLSEQNLILMPFMAGGEELGYPVLLVAPDNAGFFAGGLADLQGFIPGSKLEEGFKPKAIIYLAPTFRHTHFKGKQMVVHNRLDDVYELFSYNLYPGPSAKKGVYGVLLKIGEDEGWVTAHGSTVMVITPYENVITIMHEGASGGGKSEMNEQLHRELDGRILIGKNLVTSEKIYLELKETCELRPVTDDMALCHPKLQNGSRKLVVKDAENGWFLRTDHIKKYGTDPYLESMCIHPVEPLIFLNYDAVPGSTCLLWEHTMDAPGKPCPNPRVIMPRRFIPNIVDEPVEIDVRSFGIRTPPCTKEKPTYGIIGLFHILPPALAWLWRLVAPRGHDNPSITDTEGMTSEGVGSYWPFATGKMVDQANLLLKQIVDTSNTRYILVPNQHIGAYKVGFMPQWIAREYLARRGSAKFSQQQLVESRCSLLGYALSSIKVDGTFLPKDLLEVDKQPEVGNEGFDAGAKLLTNFFKKQLAKFVTPELDPLGKQIIECCICNGTVEEYLKFIPMKF, from the coding sequence ATGGAGAATGTTTTAAATAAAATGATTTTACCTGATGAATTGAAAACAATATTGGCCAAGGGTATGAAGATTACGGTTCCTGAAAGCCGCAGTGAACTTCTTGACCTTGCGCTGGGCGGAAATGACAATAACTTTTTTGAGGTTGCTTACGCTGTGCCCGGAAAAGGACGTGTCGTTGAAGCTACAGTTGCAAGATGCAAAAACGGTGCTGTCATTAATTACACCGACCCTTATATAAGAAGACGTGACCCTGACTGCATGGTTATTGCAGACAATGGAAAATCTGACAAGCAACGCTACAGGGACAGGTATGGCAGTGAATTTGCCTCTCTCAGAAAAATGACCTTTGAATGGCTATCTGAACAAAACCTTATACTCATGCCGTTTATGGCGGGAGGAGAAGAACTTGGCTATCCCGTTCTTCTTGTCGCCCCGGACAATGCAGGCTTTTTTGCAGGGGGACTTGCCGATTTGCAGGGTTTCATACCTGGCAGCAAGCTGGAGGAAGGCTTTAAACCAAAAGCAATCATATACCTTGCTCCGACTTTCAGACACACTCATTTCAAAGGAAAGCAAATGGTTGTACACAACAGGCTTGATGACGTATATGAGCTGTTTTCATACAACCTATACCCTGGTCCAAGTGCAAAAAAGGGTGTATATGGGGTGCTCTTGAAAATTGGCGAGGATGAAGGATGGGTAACCGCACACGGTTCAACCGTTATGGTGATTACTCCTTATGAAAACGTTATAACAATAATGCATGAAGGAGCAAGTGGCGGTGGTAAAAGCGAGATGAATGAGCAACTCCACAGGGAACTTGACGGAAGAATACTCATCGGTAAAAACCTTGTAACTTCAGAAAAAATATACCTTGAACTTAAAGAAACATGCGAACTAAGGCCTGTAACTGATGACATGGCTTTATGCCATCCGAAGCTGCAGAACGGTAGCAGGAAGCTGGTTGTAAAAGACGCAGAAAACGGATGGTTTTTAAGAACAGACCATATAAAGAAATACGGAACAGACCCATATCTTGAAAGTATGTGCATCCATCCAGTGGAGCCTTTGATTTTTTTGAATTATGATGCTGTACCGGGTTCAACATGCCTGCTCTGGGAGCATACCATGGATGCTCCGGGAAAGCCATGTCCAAATCCAAGGGTAATAATGCCGAGAAGGTTTATTCCGAACATTGTTGATGAACCTGTTGAAATTGATGTTAGAAGCTTTGGTATACGTACACCTCCCTGTACTAAAGAAAAACCCACTTATGGCATAATTGGGCTGTTTCATATACTTCCCCCAGCTCTTGCATGGCTGTGGAGATTAGTAGCACCACGGGGGCATGACAATCCTAGTATTACGGACACCGAAGGGATGACCAGTGAAGGTGTCGGTTCTTACTGGCCTTTTGCCACAGGCAAGATGGTAGACCAGGCAAATCTCTTGCTAAAACAGATAGTAGATACATCAAACACAAGGTATATATTAGTACCGAACCAACACATAGGAGCTTACAAGGTTGGTTTCATGCCCCAGTGGATTGCAAGGGAATACCTTGCCCGCCGTGGCAGTGCAAAGTTCAGTCAGCAGCAATTGGTTGAATCAAGGTGTTCTCTTCTAGGATATGCATTAAGTAGCATAAAAGTGGATGGAACATTTCTGCCAAAGGATTTATTGGAGGTTGATAAGCAGCCGGAGGTTGGCAACGAAGGGTTTGATGCAGGAGCAAAACTACTAACCAATTTCTTTAAAAAACAGCTGGCAAAGTTTGTTACTCCCGAGCTTGACCCGCTGGGCAAGCAAATAATTGAATGCTGTATATGCAATGGCACGGTTGAGGAATATTTAAAATTTATACCAATGAAGTTTTAA